A stretch of DNA from Salmo trutta chromosome 12, fSalTru1.1, whole genome shotgun sequence:
gctgccctatacatAGAGTTGAAAACACTGGCCACTGTAAtaattggaacactagtcactttaataatctttaaatattttgcattactcatctcatatgtatataccgtaTTTTAtcttattctactgtatcttagtctatgccactctgacattacTCGTCCAATtacttatatattcttaattccattcctttagatcgtgtgtattgttagatataactttttagatattactgcactgttggagctagaaacacaagcatttcgctacacccgcaataacatctgctaaacacgtgtatgtgacataaaattgtatttgattttgatttgacaacaccccataatgacaaagcaaaaacaggcttttagattttttgctaatttattaaaaataaactgaaaatccacatctacataagtattcagaccctttactcaatactttgttgaagcacctttggcagcgattacagccttgagtctttttgcatatgacgctacaagcttggcacacctgtattttggtagtttctcccattcttctctgatcATCTAAAACTCTGTCATGTTGGATAAGgaatgtcgctgcacagctatttttaggcctctccagggatgttcgatcgggttcaagtccgggctctggctgggccactcaaagacattcagagacttgtcccgaagccactcctgcgttctcttggctgtgtgcttagggtcgttgtcctgttggaagatgacacttttttcactgtagggatggtgccagattacctccagacgtgatgcttggcattcaggccaaagagttcaatcttagtttcatcagaccagagaatcttgtttctcatggtctgagtctttaggtgccttttggcaaactctaagtgggctgtcttgtgccttttactgaggagtggcttcgtcttgccactctaccataaaggcctgattggtggagtgctgtagaaacagttgtccttctggaaagttcttccatctccacagaggaactctagagctctgttagtgaccattgggttcttggtcacctccctgaccaagtcccttctcccccccgattgctcagtttggccggaaggctagctctaggaagagtcttggttgttccaaacttcttccatttaagaatgatggaggccactgtgttcttggggaccttaaatgctgcagaaatgtgttggtacagttcctcagatctgtgcctcgccacaatcctgtctcggaactctacagacaattccttcgacctcatagcttggtttttgctctgacatgcactgtcaactgtaggaccttatatagacagggatgtgcctttcctaatcatgtgcaatcaattgattttaccacaggtggactccaatcaagttgtagaaacatctctaggatgatcagtggaaacaggatgcatgtgaGCTCAATTGCGAGTCTCATAGAAaactatgtaaataaggtatttctgttttttatttgtaataaattataaAACGTTTGAAATtcaacaaattcacttttaacaaggcacatctgttaatttaaatacattccaggtgactacctaatgaagctggttgagagaatgccaagagtgtgcaaagttgtcatcaaggtaaagggtggctactttgaataatctcaaatatattttgatttgtttaacacctttttggttactacatgattccatgtgttatttcatagttttgatgtcttcactattattctacaatgtagaaaatagtaaaaatagagaaaaaccctggaatgagtaggtgtatccaaagttttgactggtactgtatatatcacaATCTGTTGCTTCATTGGCCCGTGCTATTGTTTGAATTCAAGACCAGATTGATCTCAGTTTGTCATTGTCAGAGTAGCCACTCATTTCGGTCAATTGTGtggtataaaaaaaaatctgtatctGGTGGGCTCACTTGACCACAGTAAAAAAATCCTACTgatgtaatagtttgcaggcttTTCGTCAGGTGTGGCATACATGTTCTATAGGTCTTGAGGTAGAGCGCCTTGGAAACGAGCTGCAACACTTGGGAGATGGGCCACACCTCCGACAAGTGAGAAGTCAAGCTTGGGATGAGTGCAACACAATCGTCTTTACACCATTGCTTTTACTTTCTGATTTCATCTCCCCTTTCTATACCCAGTATTGGTGGGTGCTTCTTATTGATAAATGGATCTAAACTATGATGTGTGAGTGGTTGTCTGAAGTAGGCTATAAAGATGCCACTGGTAAAGTTCCAAGACAATAGTTGCAGCTTTTCTCAGTTTCTAGACTCAGGTTCTACCTGATCCTTCACCCCAACAAATGTCAACCTGCTCCTGGTGACTGTGAGCTACTCATCTAATGTCTGGAAcactattggagggatgcaacaccattcttccatgataaattccatcatttggtgttttgttgatggaaaaCTCTGTTTCAGTcgccgctccagaatcttccAAAGctattcaattgggttgagatctggtgactgacacacacgttaaaccccctatgctcctttgtgacccctctttcaaagtcacttaacgctcttcttctagccatggtagtaGCCAAAACAATCGACAACTGGGTATTTTTACACATTACCCCAagcagaggtggaaaaagtactcaattgtcatacttgagtaaaagtaaagataacttaatataaaatgactcaagtaaaagtaacccagtaaaatactacttgtgtaaaagtctaaaagtatctggttttaaatgtacttaagtacaaatggtggaaaaagtactaaattgtcatacttgagtaaaagtaaaagctatacatcaaattccttatattaagcaaatcagacagcacaatttcctttttttgtattttattgacagccaggggcacactcctacagtcagacataatttacaaactaagcatttgtgtttagtgagtctgccagaacacaggcagtagtgatgaccagggacattctcttgataagtgcgtgaattggacatAGTTACCTGACATGGAAGACAGCTCTGTGAGCCAGCAGCAGTACTCTACCTACTAATTTCCCGTGGGCAGATTCTGCATGtcagggccggctccaggcataagcagTCGCTTATGGAACTCAGTCTGGGGTcttaacttactgttgagagtttgAGTAGTAGAATAAATAAGGAGTgatttcaaaatgttgttgtgcatcagcagtttttctcttgttatgtctgttactgacagtcactcaattagccatgtcagctaagaattttttgattggtaagttagtctagccagcaatCATTGCCGAAAACCGATTGGGCATGCAGGGCATGTGGCCAGGGGacttgacctccagggggcccccattgattttgtttgtcactctcactcagatatcattaacatggcataaatTACGTTTTGGATAAATGTGTAGAATatcaggaaatttgctttaaaatggCAAAAAAGTCTCTCCACACCATGGCTAGATGGGTAGAGTTTCTTTTTGAGTTACCTTTCGTGAGGTTGGACACTTTGTTTTTGATGGAAGTTTCAATTTctaacacatacagtatggacACGGAGTTAAAGCATTCACGACACTGACCAAATTACTCCTCCCCGTCATACAGATAGTTATCCAGGAAGTTAGCGCCCATAGAGCCACCAACCTGGAAACCACCTCCATAGATCCACACCATTACTGGCAGACCTGTGGAGactagaaagagaggagagatatttcaatacatttgtagAATTACACCATATAGTCATATCAATATTAGTATTACTACAATTGAGCAGTTCATACTGTATGATGTCTCAATATGTGGATGGAAGACAAGGGCTGATGCCTTATTAGCTGTTGTCCTACTCTAGTGACAGGTAAAGACACAGgcacaggtgtaggatcttaatttgagctagtttgcttcagaaggaaaataatcctgcagcaacagcaaatgtgaattattatgtggattatagtcAATGGACATTTTCGTTGAGGTTTATACAACTTTCGAAAGAGAAAATCAAGTcggaaatttcaaagtggaaatgacaaacttcagaagcttttttaaacctcaaatagaTTACAAGTTTTAGTTCACTGCAactgggtgatcaaattaagatcctacatttgtacaTAATACATACCGCTGCTGCCCTGGGGGACCCATATGTTCAGGTAGAGGCAGTCCTCTTGGCCACGGGTGTCAGACTGGAGCAAGTTCAGCTGCTTACACCTCGGTTTGAACTTAGTGGCCTTGAGAACACCTGGAAGGAGACACAGGGAGAAGCAGTCAGTCAACTGAGATCAGTGTTAGTAAGAGTAAGGTCTGATACATGAatgtcaaatatttattttaaaatctgcTTCAGTATTGCTATATTGTTTTGTACAAATAACATGATATTCCTTGCTGAATGGATAGACATCTGAGGCATTTCGTTTTTTTGGTACCCACCATCCCATCCAGGATGACGCTTGGGCTTCTCAAACTTGCCGGGCTTGTCAGCGAAGGGGATTCCTTTAAAGACGTCCATGGTACGGAACAGTCCATCTGAATTAATGTTCTTCCCCTGCACCATGCCTCCCTCAGTGTACACCACTCCAAGCTACATGTCCACACCCAAAGGGCAGATACCAACTCATTAAACATTCACTAATATGTGCATGTGTAAAGTGTGAAACTGTTTTTATAATAGGCACCAATCTATTCAGTGCTGCTGTTTTATGGATGTAGTgtcattgttttttgttgttcCTAAGAACGAACTGTTGCAAAAAAGATGTTCAGCTGTTGAATTCACACCGCTTGTCAACCCATTGCTGATAAACATGTGAAAAACCTGCAGCGTGAGTACAAATGCAGGAGATGTTCTTAACTCTTTGATGTTTTAAGCCTTTGTGTTTTACTATTGTTTACTTTCTCAGTATAAACTATTTTATACTTAGTAGCCTTTTTTTTGTCCAACTACATTTCTATAGTATCTTCTTCACCTCAACGAGGTGATCAAAACAACAGATCGTAAGAGAAAACATAGCTACATTAAAACAGCTACTTTAACAAATATCACATTTGGAAATGTGTTTTACTAAAAAAGCTAATCATTTCTTTAACTACAGTAAAGATCAAATGATCAAAACCAAATCAACTAAAAAGGACTTACAGTGGCAGCAGAAACCAAAATCCCCAGCGTCTTCATAACGGTCATCCAAAGACACCTGTAAGCACACCTTTTATATAGGAGGAggcccctcccatctctctagcCATATTACACGATCACAGAGCATGTTCTGTTCCAGGCAGAGTTTCACAATGTCCATAAAGGCGCGTGCAGATTAGGTTCTTACTGCTTGTAGCAGAACTCAACGAAGCGAAAGTGAACATTTGTGCTCGCTAGTGCAGAgcaattagtgctttttgagttTGGTTTCTGTTCGATTATGAAAAAATTATCACGGTTTTCAATttcaatcatttttttattttttattaaatgcactatgcattatgtgagTTAacaatcatttattcacattactttaaatTACTTCACTTTAATAACATATTtgagttgtgtatattacattttattttattaatattatttaattccaagtcatcatctcatttctatagagctgctgcccaGTGTTTCTGCTGCAGGCATTTATATGCGGCATTGCACCACAGGAAAATTATTCTGTAGAGGTGCACATTGAAGATGCTAGAACAGTTCTCATTTACTCAGTGTTATCTGTAATTATggcagcatccacattaatgtagaagtgtttagaaacatattcttaacttgaataaaagtgactccaaaattacacaatacatgatttaccattaatttctattgggcacaaaataatctgaaacacaaccaaaataaaCAGTAAATGCATCCAAAAAGCTTGACataatcattgtgtgctaggaatatgggataATTTCAAAtccagagccaaaacaacaaaaaaagttgtcactctcccaatacttttggagctcattgtatttacctagtcagcttgttgttgtgtgttttacGCAAGATAAATATTCCTCTTGAGCCGCATACAGGAGTGCCACAGGAAGGGAGACATGCATTCTGACAAACAGTCAATGCACAACAATTCTTGAAATAGCGGAGGAAAAACAGCAGTTTTAACGGCCTTTGTTGAAAGGAGGGGGATACCAGCTTTCCATTCCTACttgatttatttctcaactcatAAATATGCTGGAACTGCACCATCTTAAAGTGGGAGTTGTTAGCAGCAGCATGGCTGTGAGtgcataggggagagtggggctaAATGTAACAGTAGAGTAACTTGGGTTAAAATACCTCCTTTTTTTTGCTGCCTATGCTGtttgacaaaatcactattttagttgtttttccaAAGTAAATgcggcatacttttatgactgctgaataaaAAATAGCAATCACTTAGATCatatattttcaggtagagatatcACGAAACAACTGCTGTCTATTGCGTGTCTGCCTCCACACAGACCGGGCAAGTAAGAGCACAATTacttatg
This window harbors:
- the LOC115204133 gene encoding bile salt-activated lipase-like encodes the protein MTVMKTLGILVSAATLGVVYTEGGMVQGKNINSDGLFRTMDVFKGIPFADKPGKFEKPKRHPGWDGVLKATKFKPRCKQLNLLQSDTRGQEDCLYLNIWVPQGSSVSTGLPVMVWIYGGGFQVGGSMGANFLDNYLYDGEE